From Streptomyces sp. HUAS MG91, the proteins below share one genomic window:
- a CDS encoding maltotransferase domain-containing protein, producing the protein MPAKRPAPQPNPEQSRPELQAPPHPSPEPQAPPRKKPAKKATAAKKTTAATKAPARKKTTQKKAPAKKPAAKKSTPEATIPAAAVPLDPGVEKASEAAPVQVTTGRIPIRDVRPLIAGGARPAKSVVGETFLVTATVFREGHDAVAANVVLRGPDGQEGPWTPMRELAPGTDRWGAEVAATATGSWTFRVEAWGDPVTTWRHTARIKVPAGIDTELVLEEGAALYERAAPGVPEPRRAPVLAAVAALRDTARPAAARLAAALTPDVDDVLADHPLRELLTRGPELPLLVERERALYGSWYEFFPRSEGAVVEPGKPPVSGTFATAARRLPAIAEMGFDVVYLPPVHPIGTTFRKGPDNSLSPGPHDVGVPWAIGSPDGGHDSIHPDLGTLDDFDRFVAQARELDLEVALDFALQCSPDHPWVDKYPEWFHHRPDGTIAYAENPPKKYQDIYPIAFDADLPGLIAETTRVLRHWMAHGVRIFRVDNPHTKPVAFWEHVIADINRSDPDVIFLAEAFTRPAMMRTLAEIGFQQSYTYFTWRNSKQELTEYIEELAGEKAACMRPNFFTNTPDILHEFLQHGGRPAFELRAVLAATLSPAWGVYSGYELCENTPLRPGSEEYLHSEKYELRPRDWESAAREGRTIAPLLTALNDVRRRSPALRQLRDVHFHHADKDEVIVYSKRSGSNTVLVVVNLDPHHTQEATVSLDMPQLGLGWHESLAVRDELTGDSYHWGRANYVRLEPGRSPAHILTVLRPSTPR; encoded by the coding sequence ATGCCCGCAAAGCGCCCGGCCCCCCAACCGAATCCCGAACAGTCACGGCCTGAACTGCAGGCCCCACCGCACCCATCACCGGAGCCACAGGCTCCACCTCGGAAGAAGCCCGCGAAGAAGGCGACGGCGGCCAAGAAGACGACGGCGGCCACGAAGGCACCCGCGCGGAAGAAAACCACGCAGAAGAAGGCTCCGGCGAAGAAGCCCGCGGCCAAGAAGTCCACCCCGGAAGCGACCATCCCGGCGGCTGCCGTCCCGTTGGATCCCGGTGTCGAGAAGGCATCCGAGGCGGCTCCGGTGCAGGTCACCACGGGTCGCATACCCATCCGTGACGTCCGCCCGCTGATCGCCGGCGGCGCCCGCCCCGCCAAGTCCGTGGTCGGCGAAACCTTTCTGGTGACGGCCACCGTGTTCCGCGAGGGGCACGACGCGGTCGCCGCCAATGTCGTACTGCGCGGCCCGGACGGGCAGGAGGGGCCGTGGACGCCGATGCGCGAACTGGCCCCGGGCACCGACCGCTGGGGCGCCGAGGTGGCCGCCACCGCGACGGGCTCCTGGACGTTCCGCGTCGAGGCGTGGGGCGACCCCGTGACGACCTGGCGGCACACGGCCCGGATCAAGGTCCCCGCGGGCATCGACACCGAACTCGTACTGGAGGAGGGCGCGGCGCTGTACGAGCGCGCCGCCCCCGGCGTCCCCGAGCCGCGGCGCGCGCCCGTCCTGGCGGCCGTCGCCGCGCTGCGCGACACCGCCCGCCCTGCCGCGGCCCGCCTCGCCGCCGCCCTCACCCCGGACGTGGACGACGTACTGGCCGACCATCCCCTGCGCGAACTGCTGACCAGAGGACCGGAGTTGCCGCTGCTCGTGGAGCGGGAACGGGCGCTGTACGGCTCCTGGTACGAGTTCTTCCCGCGCTCCGAGGGCGCGGTCGTCGAACCCGGCAAGCCGCCCGTGAGCGGCACCTTCGCCACCGCCGCGCGCCGCCTGCCGGCCATCGCGGAGATGGGCTTCGACGTCGTCTATCTGCCGCCCGTCCACCCCATCGGCACCACCTTCCGCAAGGGCCCCGACAACTCCCTCTCCCCGGGCCCCCACGACGTCGGCGTGCCCTGGGCGATCGGTTCGCCGGACGGCGGCCACGACTCGATCCACCCGGACCTCGGCACGCTGGACGACTTCGACCGGTTCGTCGCGCAGGCGCGGGAGCTGGACCTGGAGGTGGCCCTGGACTTCGCGCTCCAGTGCTCCCCCGACCACCCCTGGGTGGACAAGTACCCGGAGTGGTTCCACCACCGCCCCGACGGCACGATCGCGTACGCCGAGAACCCGCCGAAGAAGTACCAGGACATCTACCCCATCGCCTTCGACGCGGACCTGCCCGGCCTGATCGCGGAGACCACCCGCGTCCTGCGGCACTGGATGGCGCACGGAGTCCGCATCTTCCGGGTCGACAATCCGCACACCAAACCGGTCGCGTTCTGGGAGCACGTCATCGCGGACATCAACCGGAGCGACCCCGATGTCATCTTTCTGGCGGAGGCGTTCACCCGCCCCGCGATGATGCGCACGCTCGCCGAGATCGGCTTCCAGCAGTCGTACACATACTTCACCTGGCGCAATTCGAAGCAGGAACTCACCGAGTACATCGAGGAGTTGGCGGGCGAGAAAGCGGCCTGCATGCGGCCGAACTTCTTCACCAACACGCCGGACATCCTGCATGAGTTTCTCCAGCACGGAGGCCGTCCCGCCTTCGAACTGCGCGCGGTGCTGGCCGCGACGCTCTCGCCCGCCTGGGGTGTCTACAGCGGATACGAGCTGTGCGAAAACACTCCGCTGCGCCCCGGCAGCGAGGAGTATCTGCACTCCGAGAAGTACGAACTACGGCCGCGGGACTGGGAGTCGGCGGCGCGTGAAGGGCGGACGATCGCTCCGCTGCTGACCGCGCTCAACGACGTCCGGCGTCGCAGTCCGGCACTACGGCAGCTGCGCGACGTGCACTTCCACCACGCCGACAAGGACGAGGTGATCGTGTACTCCAAGCGCAGTGGCTCGAACACGGTTCTGGTCGTCGTCAACCTCGACCCGCACCACACCCAGGAGGCGACGGTCTCGTTGGACATGCCACAACTGGGGCTCGGCTGGCACGAGTCCCTTGCGGTGCGCGACGAGCTCACCGGCGACAGTTACCACTGGGGCAGGGCGAACTACGTGCGCCTCGAGCCGGGCCGTTCGCCCGCGCACATCCTCACCGTCCTGCGACCGTCCACGCCGCGATGA
- a CDS encoding S8 family peptidase: MAVIVPGRRKRRLRGAGGLTVLAAVAALSAITLPAQAAPVQGRIQGAGEPGAVAGSYIVTLKGGTRAPSEAGKDLATKYGAKIRHTYSNALNGYAVRADAARAERLAADPDVASVVQDTAVTYDHTDHTQENPPSWGLDRVDQKDLPLDKSYTWPESAGAGVTVYVIDTGIRRTHKDFGGRASSGWDFVDNDAVAQDGNGHGTHVAGTVAGTKYGIAKKANVVAVRVLDDSGSGTTAQVIAGIDWVTKHATKPAVANLSLGGYANAQLDQAVRNSIASGVTYTVAAGNDGLPASLYSPARVKEAITVGATNRKDARASFSNWGTRVDLFAPGVDITSASFASDTGKATYSGTSMASPHAAGAAALYLADHAWATPAEVSKALVEEAVPGRVTGAGPGSPNRLLQVNHT, encoded by the coding sequence ATGGCAGTGATCGTGCCAGGGAGGCGGAAGCGAAGGCTGCGCGGAGCCGGTGGGCTCACCGTGCTCGCGGCAGTCGCGGCGCTTTCGGCCATCACGCTGCCCGCCCAGGCCGCCCCCGTACAGGGACGGATACAGGGCGCCGGGGAGCCCGGCGCCGTGGCGGGCAGCTACATCGTGACGCTGAAGGGGGGAACACGCGCCCCGTCCGAGGCGGGCAAGGACCTTGCCACGAAATACGGGGCGAAAATACGCCACACCTACAGCAACGCGCTCAACGGGTACGCGGTGCGGGCCGACGCGGCGCGGGCCGAGCGGCTGGCGGCCGACCCGGACGTCGCCTCCGTCGTGCAGGACACCGCCGTCACTTACGACCACACCGACCACACCCAGGAGAACCCGCCCTCGTGGGGCCTGGACCGCGTCGACCAGAAGGATCTGCCGCTCGACAAGTCCTACACCTGGCCGGAGTCGGCGGGCGCTGGCGTGACGGTGTACGTGATCGACACGGGCATCCGCAGGACGCACAAGGACTTCGGCGGACGGGCGAGTTCCGGCTGGGACTTCGTCGACAACGACGCCGTCGCGCAGGACGGGAACGGGCACGGAACCCACGTGGCCGGAACCGTCGCGGGCACGAAGTACGGCATCGCGAAGAAGGCTAACGTGGTCGCCGTACGTGTGCTCGACGACTCGGGATCCGGGACGACGGCCCAGGTCATCGCAGGTATCGACTGGGTGACCAAGCATGCGACGAAGCCGGCTGTCGCCAATCTGAGTCTGGGCGGCTACGCCAATGCCCAACTCGACCAGGCAGTCCGCAACTCCATCGCCTCGGGTGTCACCTACACCGTCGCGGCGGGCAACGACGGGCTGCCGGCGAGCCTGTACTCCCCCGCCCGGGTCAAGGAGGCGATCACGGTCGGTGCGACGAATCGGAAAGACGCGCGTGCGAGTTTCTCGAACTGGGGTACTCGAGTAGACCTGTTCGCGCCCGGCGTCGACATCACGTCCGCGTCGTTCGCGAGCGACACAGGGAAAGCCACCTACTCCGGTACGTCCATGGCGTCTCCGCACGCCGCGGGCGCCGCCGCGCTGTATCTCGCCGATCACGCGTGGGCGACACCCGCGGAAGTGAGCAAGGCGCTCGTCGAAGAGGCCGTTCCGGGCCGGGTGACCGGCGCGGGACCCGGCTCACCGAACAGGCTGTTGCAGGTCAACCACACGTAG
- a CDS encoding 1,4-alpha-glucan branching protein — protein sequence MSIIHRTTLTPTKLELLSDWLPEQPWYRGAGTPELAKSGGFRLDDPTGEVGIEFLAATDTSGPEPVTYHVPMTYRGAPLPDADGSLIGTLVHGVLGERWVYDGSRDPVLVEQLAALIAGDVPAHAQSVDGALDPTVHAAPGDGRPEIVRVLEPGSTTPGGVTAEWETPDGNRVRGVFAVVRAG from the coding sequence ATGTCCATCATTCACCGCACCACCCTCACGCCCACCAAGCTCGAACTGCTCAGTGACTGGCTTCCCGAACAGCCCTGGTACCGGGGTGCGGGCACTCCCGAACTCGCCAAGTCCGGCGGCTTCCGCCTCGACGACCCGACCGGGGAGGTCGGCATCGAGTTCCTCGCGGCCACCGACACCTCGGGGCCCGAGCCGGTGACGTACCACGTGCCGATGACCTACCGCGGCGCGCCGCTGCCGGACGCCGACGGCTCGCTGATCGGCACCCTCGTGCACGGTGTGCTCGGCGAGCGCTGGGTGTACGACGGATCCCGGGACCCGGTGCTCGTCGAGCAGCTGGCCGCGCTGATCGCGGGCGACGTGCCCGCGCACGCGCAGAGCGTCGACGGCGCCCTCGACCCCACCGTGCACGCCGCCCCCGGCGACGGGCGGCCGGAGATCGTGCGCGTACTGGAGCCCGGCTCCACCACCCCGGGTGGTGTCACCGCCGAATGGGAGACGCCGGACGGGAACCGGGTGCGCGGCGTCTTCGCCGTCGTCCGCGCCGGCTGA